A stretch of the Pseudomonas sp. ACM7 genome encodes the following:
- a CDS encoding pyridoxal phosphate-dependent aminotransferase, which yields MRYSALTKRIAGDGAAAWQIHDRALELIEQGVDVLLLSIGDPDFDTPQPIVQACIDSLLAGDTHYPSVRGSRGLRDSIANRHRRRSGQAVDADHVIVLPGAQCAVYSVAQCLLDPGDEVIVAEPMYVTYEGVFGACAAKVVPVAVRPENGFRVDPADVAALITPKTRAIVLNSPNNPSGASLPLMVWQELASLCVRHDLWLISDEVYSDLLYEGEHISPASLPGMAERTATINSLSKSHAMSGWRVGWVIGPKPLAEHLVHLSLCMLFGIPDFIQNAAQLALDEDLPEVALMREEYRQRRDLVCASLSDCPGIRPIRPDGGMFVMIDVRQTGLCAQSFAERLLEGYGVSVLAGEAFGPSAAGHIRLGLVVDQLKLADACQRIALCAADLLEARRA from the coding sequence ATGCGCTATTCAGCCTTGACCAAACGAATTGCCGGTGACGGCGCAGCGGCTTGGCAGATTCATGACCGAGCACTGGAATTAATCGAGCAGGGCGTTGATGTGCTGCTGCTATCGATCGGCGATCCCGACTTCGATACGCCGCAGCCCATCGTTCAGGCGTGCATTGATAGCTTGTTGGCCGGTGACACCCACTACCCGTCAGTACGTGGCAGTCGGGGGTTGCGCGATAGCATTGCCAACCGTCATCGACGTCGCAGTGGTCAAGCGGTGGATGCCGATCATGTGATCGTGCTGCCGGGTGCGCAATGTGCGGTGTATTCGGTCGCGCAATGCCTGCTCGATCCGGGCGATGAAGTGATCGTCGCCGAACCGATGTACGTGACCTATGAAGGCGTGTTCGGTGCCTGCGCGGCCAAAGTGGTGCCGGTGGCGGTGCGCCCCGAGAACGGCTTTCGGGTCGATCCGGCGGATGTCGCGGCGCTGATCACGCCTAAAACCCGCGCCATCGTGCTCAACAGTCCGAACAATCCTTCCGGCGCCAGTTTGCCACTGATGGTCTGGCAGGAACTGGCATCGCTGTGTGTTCGTCACGACTTGTGGTTGATCAGCGACGAGGTCTACAGCGATCTGTTGTACGAAGGCGAACACATCAGCCCGGCGAGCCTGCCGGGCATGGCCGAGCGCACGGCGACCATCAATAGCCTGTCCAAATCCCACGCCATGAGCGGTTGGCGTGTGGGCTGGGTGATCGGGCCGAAACCTTTGGCCGAACACTTGGTGCACCTGTCGTTGTGCATGCTGTTTGGCATTCCGGATTTCATTCAGAACGCCGCGCAATTGGCGCTGGATGAGGATCTGCCGGAAGTGGCGTTGATGCGCGAGGAGTATCGCCAGCGTCGCGACCTGGTGTGCGCGAGCCTGAGTGATTGCCCGGGCATCCGGCCGATCCGGCCTGATGGCGGCATGTTCGTGATGATCGATGTGCGCCAGACCGGGTTGTGTGCCCAGAGTTTTGCCGAGCGGCTGTTGGAAGGTTATGGCGTGTCGGTGCTGGCGGGTGAAGCGTTCGGCCCGAGCGCGGCGGGGCATATTCGACTGGGATTGGTGGTGGATCAGCTGAAGCTGGCGGATGCGTGCCAGCGGATTGCGTTGTGTGCGGCGGACC
- a CDS encoding methyl-accepting chemotaxis protein: protein MSLRNLNIAPRAFLGFSFIALLVIVLGVFAVNRMSTIRQASIDMATTQLPSIVFLGNLTENILRLRILSFRVLVNRDPNALQEAQTRTGLLVDKVRSAQASYAALPATPEEAALYKTFTTTLDSYMQDQNQMLELSRQNKLDEMRTLINTRIKDGTDQMGEQLNKLVAFNNTYAKTAATEAGEHYSNAVTGIIAVAVTAALMTVLLAWLLTRSIVTPLNRALQAAENIAGGNLTKIIDIDGKDEPARLLGALSTMQTNLRKTIEQIAGSATQLGAAAEELSTVTQEASRGLQQQNNEIEQAATAVNEMTAAVEEVARNAVSTSEASNQSTQAAREGRDRVVETVGAIQTMTHDVQNTSVMIEGLAAQGRDIGKVLDVIRAIAEQTNLLALNAAIEAARAGEAGRGFAVVADEVRALAHRTAQSTQEIEKMVAGIQNGTGHAVASMQQSNQRTQSTLEMARAAGVALEQITQSIQLINERNLVIASASEEQAQVSREVDRNLVNIRDLATQSAAGANQTSAATHELSRLAVDLNAMVARFVI from the coding sequence ATGTCACTGCGTAATCTGAATATCGCGCCTCGAGCCTTCCTGGGTTTTTCCTTCATTGCCTTGCTCGTCATCGTGCTGGGCGTGTTTGCCGTGAACCGCATGTCGACCATCCGCCAAGCCTCCATCGACATGGCAACCACGCAGCTGCCCAGCATCGTGTTTCTCGGCAACCTGACAGAAAACATCCTGCGCCTGCGCATTCTTTCTTTCCGGGTGTTGGTCAACCGTGATCCTAACGCGTTGCAGGAAGCCCAGACACGTACCGGCTTGCTGGTCGACAAGGTTCGCAGCGCACAAGCCAGTTATGCAGCGTTGCCGGCCACCCCGGAAGAAGCCGCGCTGTACAAGACGTTCACGACAACACTGGACAGCTATATGCAAGACCAGAATCAGATGCTGGAGCTGTCGCGGCAGAACAAACTCGATGAGATGCGCACGCTGATCAACACCCGGATCAAGGACGGTACGGACCAGATGGGCGAGCAGCTGAACAAACTGGTAGCGTTCAACAACACATATGCGAAAACCGCCGCAACCGAAGCGGGCGAGCACTACAGCAACGCCGTGACCGGCATCATCGCAGTGGCGGTGACTGCGGCGCTGATGACCGTGCTGCTGGCCTGGCTGCTGACCCGCAGCATCGTCACGCCGCTCAACCGTGCGCTCCAGGCGGCCGAAAACATTGCGGGCGGCAACCTGACTAAAATAATCGACATCGACGGCAAGGACGAACCGGCCCGTTTGCTCGGTGCCTTGTCCACGATGCAAACCAACCTGCGCAAAACCATCGAACAGATCGCCGGTTCCGCCACCCAACTGGGTGCCGCCGCTGAAGAACTCAGCACGGTCACCCAAGAAGCGTCCCGCGGTCTGCAACAGCAGAACAACGAAATCGAACAGGCCGCCACCGCCGTCAACGAAATGACCGCTGCCGTGGAAGAAGTGGCACGCAACGCGGTGTCGACGTCCGAAGCCTCGAACCAGTCGACTCAGGCCGCCCGCGAAGGTCGCGACCGTGTGGTGGAAACCGTCGGCGCGATCCAGACCATGACCCACGATGTGCAAAACACCTCGGTGATGATCGAAGGCCTGGCCGCTCAGGGGCGCGACATCGGCAAGGTGCTGGACGTGATCCGCGCCATCGCCGAACAGACCAATCTGCTGGCGCTGAACGCTGCAATCGAAGCCGCCCGTGCCGGTGAAGCCGGGCGCGGTTTTGCGGTGGTGGCGGACGAGGTCCGGGCGCTGGCCCATCGCACGGCGCAATCGACCCAGGAAATCGAAAAAATGGTCGCCGGCATTCAGAACGGTACCGGCCATGCGGTCGCGTCGATGCAGCAAAGCAATCAACGCACCCAAAGCACCCTGGAAATGGCCCGCGCCGCCGGCGTTGCGCTGGAGCAGATCACTCAGTCGATCCAATTGATCAACGAGCGCAACCTGGTGATCGCCAGCGCGTCCGAAGAACAGGCCCAGGTGTCCCGCGAGGTCGACCGCAACCTGGTGAACATCCGCGACCTGGCCACCCAGTCCGCCGCCGGCGCCAACCAGACCAGCGCCGCGACGCACGAACTGTCGCGCCTGGCCGTGGATTTAAATGCCATGGTGGCGCGTTTCGTGATTTGA
- a CDS encoding glycerate kinase, which yields MKIVIAPDSFKDSLSAQGVADAIALGLAQVWPDALLVKCPMADGGEGTVESILAACEGELRRTHVRGPLGAMVEAAWGWLPQSHTAIIEMAEASGLQLVPPGKRDACISSTFGTGELIRAALDAGAQRVILAIGGSATNDGGAGAMQALGVKLLDAQGQILAPGGLALAQLARIDMSGIDPRLAEVQFDIAADVNNPLCGPHGASAIFGPQKGASPEQVEQLDRALGHFAERCAQILNKDVRDEPGSGAAGGLGFAAKAFLGAQFKAGVEVVAELVGLDDAVKGADLVITGEGRFDAQTLRGKTPFGVARIARQHGVPVIVIAGTLGEGYQALYEHGIDAAFALASGPMTLEQACAEAPRLLRERASDVARVWRVAARKA from the coding sequence ATGAAAATCGTCATCGCCCCCGATTCGTTCAAGGACAGTCTGAGTGCCCAGGGTGTGGCTGATGCCATTGCTCTGGGGTTGGCGCAGGTTTGGCCCGATGCGCTCCTAGTCAAATGCCCGATGGCTGACGGCGGGGAGGGGACCGTCGAGTCTATTCTGGCGGCGTGCGAGGGCGAACTGCGCCGTACCCATGTCCGTGGGCCGCTCGGCGCAATGGTTGAGGCCGCTTGGGGCTGGTTGCCCCAGAGCCACACTGCGATCATCGAAATGGCCGAAGCCAGTGGCTTGCAACTGGTTCCGCCGGGCAAGCGTGACGCCTGCATCAGCAGTACGTTCGGCACCGGCGAGTTGATCCGCGCGGCGCTCGATGCCGGGGCGCAACGGGTGATTCTGGCGATTGGCGGCAGCGCCACCAACGACGGCGGGGCGGGGGCGATGCAAGCCTTGGGCGTCAAACTGCTGGACGCCCAGGGCCAAATACTGGCACCGGGCGGCTTGGCCCTCGCGCAACTAGCGCGAATCGACATGAGTGGAATCGACCCGCGACTGGCCGAAGTGCAATTCGACATCGCCGCCGACGTCAACAATCCACTGTGCGGACCTCACGGTGCCTCAGCGATTTTCGGCCCGCAAAAAGGGGCATCACCCGAGCAAGTCGAGCAACTGGATCGAGCGCTCGGGCACTTTGCCGAACGGTGCGCTCAGATCCTGAACAAAGACGTACGTGACGAACCGGGCAGCGGTGCGGCAGGCGGCCTGGGGTTTGCCGCCAAGGCGTTTCTGGGGGCGCAGTTCAAGGCCGGGGTCGAAGTGGTCGCCGAACTGGTCGGCCTGGACGATGCGGTAAAGGGCGCCGACCTGGTGATCACCGGTGAAGGCCGTTTCGACGCTCAGACCCTGCGCGGCAAGACGCCGTTTGGTGTGGCGCGTATTGCTCGGCAGCATGGCGTGCCGGTGATCGTCATCGCCGGGACACTGGGTGAGGGTTATCAAGCACTGTACGAACATGGCATCGATGCCGCGTTTGCCTTGGCCAGCGGGCCAATGACGCTGGAGCAGGCGTGTGCCGAGGCGCCCCGGTTGTTACGGGAACGGGCCAGTGATGTTGCGCGGGTTTGGCGGGTGGCCGCTCGCAAAGCCTGA
- a CDS encoding sugar diacid recognition domain-containing protein: protein MFELDHDLAQDIVDRAMAILPYNVNVMDSQGLILGSGEPERVNTRHEGAQLVLANGRVVEIDAQTAIHLKGVQPGINLPLLLDQRLIGVLGITGEPEQLRTYAELVRMTAEMLVGQRNQQAEQQWRRQRCDDLLALLLSEAGDSPRLIDEAQQLGLKPQMTRVPYLFELGMEHGPGQTVEALSAWLTSRYPDSWCVSSAKSSLLWCRPAAQAIENDRLLEKLDGLGWNILRIAVGGQADGLSGLRRCYRRVGDLLAYGRDVLPHSRLLTLNRYRLPVMLWRHRNDDALDELLKPLRKVIAKDGNGQLLATLRCWCDHDGQSQACADALGIHRNSLRYRMERIAELSGVDPLRLDGMLALYLGVQLLPQTELPNTNP, encoded by the coding sequence ATGTTCGAACTCGATCACGACCTGGCTCAGGACATCGTCGACCGGGCGATGGCCATCCTGCCGTACAACGTCAACGTCATGGACAGCCAGGGCCTGATACTCGGCAGCGGCGAACCGGAGCGGGTCAACACCCGCCATGAAGGCGCGCAACTGGTGCTGGCCAACGGGCGGGTGGTGGAGATCGACGCCCAAACGGCGATTCATCTGAAAGGCGTGCAGCCGGGCATCAACCTGCCGCTGTTGCTCGATCAGCGCTTGATTGGCGTGCTGGGCATCACCGGTGAACCCGAGCAATTGCGCACCTATGCCGAACTGGTGCGGATGACCGCCGAGATGCTGGTCGGCCAGCGCAATCAGCAGGCCGAACAGCAATGGCGGCGCCAGCGATGCGACGATCTGCTGGCATTGCTGCTCAGCGAGGCCGGGGATTCGCCGCGGTTGATCGACGAAGCGCAACAACTGGGGCTCAAGCCGCAGATGACGCGGGTGCCGTATCTGTTCGAGTTAGGGATGGAACACGGTCCCGGGCAAACTGTCGAAGCGCTCAGCGCCTGGTTGACCTCACGCTACCCGGACAGTTGGTGCGTGAGTTCGGCCAAGTCCTCGTTGCTCTGGTGCCGACCGGCGGCGCAGGCGATCGAGAATGACCGACTGCTGGAAAAACTCGACGGGCTCGGCTGGAACATTCTGCGCATTGCCGTGGGCGGGCAGGCCGATGGATTGTCCGGGCTGCGTCGTTGCTATCGACGCGTCGGCGACTTGCTGGCCTATGGGCGCGATGTGTTGCCGCACTCCCGTTTGCTGACGCTCAACCGTTACCGGTTGCCGGTGATGCTCTGGCGGCACCGCAACGACGACGCGCTGGACGAGTTGCTCAAACCGCTGCGTAAAGTCATCGCCAAGGATGGCAACGGCCAACTGCTGGCGACCCTGCGCTGCTGGTGCGATCACGATGGTCAGAGCCAGGCGTGTGCCGATGCGCTGGGCATCCACCGCAATAGCCTGCGTTATCGGATGGAGCGGATTGCCGAGCTCAGTGGTGTTGACCCGTTAAGGCTGGATGGAATGCTTGCGCTTTATCTCGGCGTCCAGCTCCTTCCCCAAACCGAACTCCCCAACACCAATCCGTAG
- a CDS encoding MFS transporter — protein MSQSAAATQAIVDEKNAVYKRITLRLIPFIFICYLFNYLDRVNVGFAKLQMLDALKFSETVYGLGAGIFFIGYVLCGVPSNLALTKFGPRRWIALMMIVWGSLSTCLLFVTTPTEFYTLRLFTGAAEAGFFPGVVLYLSQWFPTFRRGRIMALFMSAIPVSGLLGSPFSGWILNHFGAGQAGLAGWQWMFLLQGIPTMILGALAYFLLSDSYANAKWLTPFERSVLEADHAEDLANKPKTTTDSLLAVFKNPAIWAFGLIYFCIQSGVYAINFWLPSIIKNLGFSDNLVIGWLSAIPYLLAALFMLMVGRSADLRKERRWHLVVPMLMGAVGLLIAVNFATTPAIAILGLTIATMGALTGLPMFWPVPTALLSAGAAAGGLALINSMGQMAGFLSPYLVGWVKDSTGSTDAALYLLAGVIVCGSLLALRMTRTLRV, from the coding sequence ATGTCACAGAGCGCCGCCGCTACCCAGGCCATCGTTGACGAGAAAAACGCCGTCTACAAACGCATTACCCTGCGTTTGATTCCCTTCATCTTCATCTGCTACCTGTTCAACTACCTCGACCGGGTGAACGTTGGATTTGCCAAGCTGCAGATGCTCGACGCACTGAAATTCAGTGAAACCGTGTACGGCCTCGGGGCCGGGATCTTCTTTATCGGTTACGTGTTGTGCGGCGTACCCAGCAATCTGGCCCTGACCAAATTCGGCCCCCGCCGCTGGATCGCGCTGATGATGATCGTCTGGGGCTCGCTCTCGACCTGTTTGCTGTTCGTCACCACCCCGACCGAGTTCTACACCTTGCGCCTGTTCACCGGCGCGGCCGAAGCCGGGTTCTTCCCGGGCGTGGTGCTTTATCTCTCGCAGTGGTTTCCGACCTTCCGCCGGGGCCGCATCATGGCGCTGTTCATGTCGGCGATCCCGGTGTCCGGCCTGCTCGGCAGCCCGTTTTCCGGCTGGATTCTCAACCACTTCGGCGCAGGCCAGGCAGGTTTGGCGGGCTGGCAGTGGATGTTCCTGCTGCAAGGCATTCCGACGATGATCCTCGGCGCCCTCGCCTACTTCCTGCTCAGCGACAGTTACGCCAACGCCAAATGGCTCACGCCGTTCGAGCGCTCCGTGCTGGAAGCCGACCACGCCGAAGACCTGGCCAACAAACCGAAAACCACCACCGACTCGTTGCTGGCCGTGTTCAAGAACCCAGCGATCTGGGCCTTCGGTCTGATCTATTTCTGCATCCAGAGCGGCGTCTACGCGATCAACTTCTGGCTCCCGTCGATCATCAAGAACCTGGGCTTCAGCGATAACCTGGTGATCGGCTGGCTCAGTGCGATTCCGTACCTGCTGGCGGCACTGTTCATGTTGATGGTCGGCCGCTCGGCGGACCTGCGCAAAGAGCGCCGCTGGCACTTGGTGGTGCCGATGCTCATGGGTGCGGTCGGTTTGCTGATCGCTGTGAACTTTGCGACTACGCCGGCCATTGCTATCCTCGGCCTGACCATCGCCACCATGGGCGCCCTCACCGGTTTGCCGATGTTCTGGCCGGTGCCTACCGCGCTGCTGAGCGCGGGCGCTGCGGCGGGTGGTTTGGCGTTGATCAACTCCATGGGGCAGATGGCCGGGTTCCTGAGTCCGTATCTGGTGGGTTGGGTCAAGGACAGCACCGGGTCGACCGATGCCGCACTTTACCTGCTGGCGGGCGTGATTGTGTGCGGGAGTTTGCTGGCGTTGCGCATGACCCGTACGCTTCGCGTCTGA
- a CDS encoding aldo/keto reductase, with translation MSYRTLGHSGLQVSTLTLGTMMFGEQTSTEDSLRIIDKAWDQGINFIDTADVYTNGRSEEIVGEAIAGNRHEWVLATKVGFGPVDGVPNRSGLSRKHLFNGIDASLTRLGTDYLDIYYLHREDHNTPLEVTVSAIGDLIRQGKIRYWGLSNYRGWRIAEVIRVADQLGVDRPVISQPLYNIVNRQVETEQITAAQNYGLGVVPYSPLARGVLSGKYAPDAKPDANSRAGRADKRILETEWRVESLRIAQQIQQYTQGRGVGIVEFAIAWVLNNSAVTSAIVGPRTEEQWDAYTKAQAVKITAEDEAFIDSLVVPGHASTPGFNDVSHFVSGRKPRSN, from the coding sequence ATGAGCTATCGCACGCTGGGTCATTCGGGTTTACAGGTTTCCACCCTGACCTTGGGCACCATGATGTTCGGCGAACAGACCAGCACCGAAGATTCCCTGCGGATCATCGACAAGGCCTGGGACCAGGGCATCAATTTCATCGACACCGCGGACGTTTACACCAACGGCCGCTCCGAAGAGATCGTCGGCGAGGCGATTGCCGGGAACCGCCACGAATGGGTGCTGGCGACCAAGGTCGGTTTCGGCCCCGTAGACGGCGTTCCGAACCGCAGTGGCCTGAGCCGCAAGCACCTGTTCAATGGCATCGACGCCAGCCTGACGCGTTTGGGCACTGACTATCTCGACATCTATTACCTGCATCGCGAAGACCACAACACGCCGCTGGAAGTCACGGTGTCGGCGATTGGCGATCTGATTCGTCAGGGCAAGATTCGCTATTGGGGTTTGTCGAACTACCGCGGCTGGCGCATCGCCGAGGTGATTCGTGTGGCCGATCAACTGGGCGTCGACCGGCCAGTGATCAGTCAGCCGCTGTACAACATCGTCAACCGTCAGGTGGAAACCGAGCAGATTACTGCCGCGCAAAACTATGGCTTGGGCGTGGTGCCTTACAGTCCGCTCGCTCGTGGTGTGCTCAGCGGTAAATACGCGCCGGACGCAAAGCCGGATGCCAACAGCCGCGCCGGCCGCGCAGATAAACGCATTCTGGAAACCGAATGGCGCGTCGAGTCCCTGCGCATTGCTCAGCAGATCCAGCAGTACACCCAGGGTCGCGGCGTGGGCATCGTCGAATTCGCCATCGCCTGGGTGCTGAACAATAGCGCCGTGACTTCGGCCATCGTTGGACCGCGTACCGAAGAACAGTGGGATGCCTACACCAAGGCGCAGGCGGTGAAGATTACGGCCGAGGATGAAGCGTTTATTGATTCGCTGGTTGTGCCTGGGCATGCGTCGACGCCGGGGTTTAATGATGTGAGCCACTTTGTGTCGGGGCGCAAACCGCGCAGCAACTGA
- the rarD gene encoding EamA family transporter RarD, which produces MSKGIALSVSASVLFAVMYYYTSLLTPLSGVEIFGWRMLLTLPCMTVFMVVSGEWKRVVALFRRLVGQPKLLAGLIVSATLLGLQLWLFMWAPLNGYSLDVSLGYFLLPLSMVLTGRVVYGERLSYLQKVAVFFASLGVLNELYQVGGFSWATLLVVIGYPLYFILRKRLATDNLGGLWMDMALMLPVAFWFVQGGEQGFAVFDQHPWLSLLIPLLGVISASALVVYIIASRLLPFSLFGLLSYVEPVLLLGVALLLGESIKPGEWLTYIPIWLAVVVLVFEGFKHLMRHRRP; this is translated from the coding sequence TTGTCTAAAGGTATCGCTCTATCGGTTTCAGCCTCGGTGCTGTTTGCCGTCATGTATTACTACACCTCGCTGCTCACGCCTTTGAGCGGCGTGGAAATCTTCGGTTGGCGAATGCTGCTGACCCTGCCATGCATGACCGTGTTCATGGTGGTTTCCGGTGAATGGAAACGCGTAGTCGCCCTTTTTCGGCGGCTGGTTGGCCAACCAAAACTGCTCGCCGGCCTGATCGTTTCCGCGACTTTGCTGGGCCTGCAACTCTGGCTGTTCATGTGGGCGCCGCTCAATGGCTATAGCCTCGATGTGTCCCTGGGCTACTTCCTGTTGCCGCTGTCCATGGTGCTGACCGGGCGGGTCGTCTATGGCGAGCGACTGTCTTACCTGCAAAAGGTTGCCGTGTTTTTTGCTTCCCTCGGCGTGCTCAACGAGCTGTATCAGGTCGGCGGCTTTTCCTGGGCGACCTTGCTGGTCGTCATCGGTTATCCGCTCTACTTCATCCTGCGCAAGCGACTGGCGACCGACAACCTCGGCGGTTTGTGGATGGACATGGCGTTGATGTTGCCCGTGGCGTTCTGGTTCGTTCAGGGCGGTGAACAGGGTTTCGCCGTGTTCGATCAGCACCCGTGGCTGTCACTGCTGATCCCGTTACTCGGGGTGATCAGTGCTTCGGCGCTGGTGGTTTACATCATCGCCAGCCGACTGCTGCCGTTCAGCCTGTTCGGGTTGTTGAGTTACGTCGAGCCGGTGCTGTTGCTCGGCGTCGCGTTGCTGCTGGGGGAAAGCATCAAGCCCGGTGAGTGGCTGACGTACATCCCGATTTGGTTGGCTGTTGTGGTGTTGGTATTTGAAGGGTTCAAGCATTTGATGCGACATCGACGCCCTTAA
- the hppD gene encoding 4-hydroxyphenylpyruvate dioxygenase: MADLYENPMGLMGFEFIEFASPTPNTLEPIFEIMGFTKVATHRSKDVHLYRQGQINLILNNEPHSVASYFAAEHGPSVCGMAFRVKNAQQAFARALELGAQPIHIETGPMELNLPAIKGIGGAPLYLIDRFGEGSSIYDIDFVFIEGVDRNPVGAGLKIIDHLTHNVYRGRMAYWANFYEKLFNFREIRYFDIKGEYTGLTSKAMTAPDGMIKIPLNEESSKGAGQIEEFLMQFNGEGIQHVAFLTDDLIKTWDHLKSIGMRFMTAPPETYYEMLEGRLPNHGEPVDQLQSRGILLDGSSESGDKRLLLQIFSETLMGPVFFEFIQRKGDDGFGEGNFKALFESIERDQVRRGVLSTD, encoded by the coding sequence ATGGCAGATTTATACGAAAACCCAATGGGCCTGATGGGCTTTGAATTCATCGAATTCGCATCGCCGACCCCGAACACCCTGGAGCCGATCTTCGAGATCATGGGCTTCACCAAGGTCGCGACCCACCGTTCCAAAGACGTGCACCTGTATCGCCAGGGCCAGATCAACCTGATCCTCAACAACGAACCGCACAGCGTCGCTTCGTACTTCGCGGCCGAGCACGGTCCGTCGGTGTGCGGCATGGCGTTCCGCGTCAAGAATGCCCAGCAGGCGTTTGCCCGGGCCCTGGAACTGGGCGCCCAGCCGATTCACATCGAAACCGGCCCGATGGAACTGAACCTGCCCGCGATCAAAGGCATCGGCGGTGCGCCGCTGTACCTGATCGACCGTTTTGGTGAAGGCAGCTCGATCTACGACATCGACTTCGTATTCATCGAAGGCGTTGACCGCAACCCGGTCGGGGCTGGCCTGAAGATCATCGACCACCTGACCCACAACGTGTATCGCGGTCGCATGGCCTACTGGGCCAACTTCTACGAGAAGCTGTTCAACTTCCGCGAAATCCGTTACTTCGACATCAAGGGCGAATACACCGGCCTGACCTCCAAGGCCATGACCGCGCCGGACGGCATGATCAAAATCCCGCTGAACGAAGAATCGTCCAAGGGCGCCGGGCAGATCGAAGAGTTCCTGATGCAGTTCAACGGCGAGGGCATTCAACACGTTGCCTTCCTGACCGATGACCTGATCAAGACCTGGGATCACCTGAAAAGCATCGGCATGCGCTTCATGACCGCGCCGCCGGAAACCTACTACGAAATGCTCGAAGGCCGTTTGCCGAACCACGGTGAACCGGTTGATCAACTGCAATCGCGCGGCATTCTGCTGGACGGTTCGTCCGAATCGGGCGACAAGCGTCTGCTGTTGCAGATCTTCTCGGAAACCCTGATGGGCCCGGTGTTCTTCGAATTCATCCAGCGTAAAGGCGACGATGGTTTCGGCGAAGGCAACTTCAAGGCGTTGTTCGAATCCATTGAACGCGACCAGGTTCGTCGTGGTGTGCTCTCCACCGACTAA
- a CDS encoding DMT family transporter, whose product MTTYEQSLSNPSDVPVYLKLAAVTMIWGGTFVAGRFLADSLSPLFAASLRFLLASVALLVFLLLARVPLARPSPRQWLQLALLGFFGIFFYNLCFFYGLHYINASRASLIVALNPAVIGLASWLLFKERLSRAKVIGIAICIAGASLVIVSRNPQLLASNPDAWIGDLLIFGCVLGWGVYSLFSKDLNQTLGPVQTVTYSILMGTLMLWVTSAVRGELSITALTSLGPTQWLSLMYLGVLGSALAYIGYYDGIRKIGATRSGVFIALNPLTAVILGALLLGEQLTLVMCLGGGLILAGIFLCNKPLARAGKKGI is encoded by the coding sequence ATGACGACCTATGAGCAGAGCCTGTCCAACCCTTCGGACGTGCCGGTTTATCTGAAACTGGCGGCAGTCACCATGATCTGGGGCGGCACCTTTGTCGCCGGGCGGTTTCTGGCCGACAGCCTCAGCCCCTTGTTTGCCGCCAGCCTGCGATTCTTGCTGGCCAGTGTGGCGCTGCTGGTGTTTCTGCTACTGGCTCGCGTGCCTCTTGCAAGGCCCAGCCCCAGGCAATGGTTACAATTGGCGCTGCTGGGTTTTTTCGGGATCTTTTTCTACAACCTGTGCTTCTTTTATGGGCTGCACTACATCAATGCTTCACGGGCGTCATTGATCGTGGCGTTGAACCCTGCCGTGATCGGGCTGGCGTCGTGGCTGCTATTTAAGGAGCGCTTGAGCCGAGCGAAAGTCATCGGAATTGCGATCTGCATTGCCGGGGCGAGCCTGGTGATCGTCAGCCGTAACCCACAGCTATTGGCCAGCAATCCCGACGCCTGGATCGGCGATCTGTTGATCTTCGGCTGTGTGCTCGGCTGGGGCGTTTATTCGCTGTTCTCCAAAGACCTGAATCAAACCCTGGGGCCGGTGCAAACGGTGACGTACTCAATTCTGATGGGCACGCTGATGCTGTGGGTGACCAGTGCTGTTCGCGGTGAGTTGAGTATTACGGCACTCACCAGCCTCGGACCAACGCAATGGTTGAGCCTGATGTACCTGGGCGTATTGGGCTCGGCGCTGGCCTATATCGGCTATTACGACGGTATTCGCAAAATCGGCGCGACGCGTTCAGGCGTGTTCATCGCCCTGAACCCGCTGACTGCGGTGATCCTCGGTGCGCTGTTGTTAGGCGAGCAGTTGACCCTGGTGATGTGCCTGGGAGGAGGGCTGATCCTCGCGGGGATTTTCCTGTGCAACAAACCCCTTGCGCGCGCAGGGAAAAAGGGGATTTGA